A section of the Gemmatimonadota bacterium genome encodes:
- a CDS encoding phytanoyl-CoA dioxygenase family protein has protein sequence MFQLESHQKEFMDTFGYLHFPGLLDDRVGEIEEAFDGLLKKNGGDDHEGRERLAVVPFINHDPYLCTLLDDPRIHGIAAGLLGERYQYWNSDGNLYVGDTRWHSDTQWPEPIRFYKMAIYLDPMTKDSGALRVIPGSHRFGEGYAETVHKHLSGKKGVWGGLHGSEVPAVAVETRPGDLAVFNHSTKHSAWGGGKRRRMFTIVFTGLHTDGPPLEAFKKIIRQHGYTTREVFGGEDGPLLSTATPERLRHLQNLITHIPKAA, from the coding sequence ATGTTTCAACTCGAATCACACCAGAAGGAATTCATGGATACCTTCGGGTATCTGCACTTTCCCGGGCTGCTGGACGACAGGGTCGGTGAGATAGAAGAGGCCTTCGACGGACTGCTGAAGAAAAACGGCGGCGACGACCACGAAGGCCGGGAGCGGCTGGCCGTCGTACCGTTCATCAACCACGACCCGTACCTCTGCACGCTGCTGGACGATCCCCGCATCCACGGTATCGCGGCAGGCCTGCTGGGCGAGCGGTACCAGTACTGGAACAGCGACGGGAACCTTTACGTGGGCGACACGAGATGGCACTCCGACACCCAGTGGCCCGAGCCAATCCGCTTCTACAAGATGGCCATCTACCTGGATCCCATGACGAAGGATTCCGGGGCGCTCCGGGTCATTCCGGGAAGCCACCGGTTCGGCGAAGGATACGCGGAAACGGTCCATAAGCACCTTTCTGGCAAGAAAGGCGTCTGGGGAGGACTCCACGGCAGCGAGGTACCGGCGGTCGCCGTCGAGACCCGGCCGGGAGACCTCGCCGTCTTCAACCATTCCACCAAGCACAGCGCGTGGGGCGGCGGCAAGAGAAGGCGCATGTTCACGATCGTGTTTACAGGACTTCACACCGACGGCCCTCCGCTCGAGGCCTTCAAGAAAATCATCCGTCAACACGGCTATACGACGCGGGAAGTTTTCGGCGGAGAGGACGGGCCCTTGCTTTCCACGGCCACGCCCGAACGGTTGCGGCACCTGCAGAACCTGATCACGCACATTCCGAAAGCCGCGTAG